The genomic window AACATATATAGCCATGAATATTATACACAGTGCTGCTGAATGGTGTTATCATTTTTCAGTAAGTATCTCAAAACACCACAAATCACTAGTTTTCCTCCCCCTGCACCACACCATCCACACCAGGCACCAGCAACAGGGAACACGACACACTACCTTTATCGGCGTCTCCTGAGGGGTGAACAGGagtgggaagagggagaagtggcccacaatgCTCAGGAACATGAACACCTGTGCCTCACCCTTCCTCAGCAAGCACAGCAACCTGGTGGCAAAAGAGGGGAAGGTGCTGTTGTGCTGACTGACAGACTCAGTGACTGATGGACTGGTATTGGTGCAAACTGATTAACTGAGTGGTATTAATGCAagctgactgacagactggtATTAATGCAAGCTGCTGACTGACTAATGTTGATACAAACTATAATTAAGAGTAGATATTTTATGACTGATCGATTAAGTGATAGAAATGCAAacaaactgactaactgatAAAGATTTAAAATGATTGACTGCACAACCAGTAGAAAAGAACCTAATCACACTCATAAATAATAGATgtagattgactgactgactgactgactgactaggaTGGATGTATACAGATTGACataaactgactgactaatatAAAAGTAAACTGACACAAAAGAACGACTGACTTGTACTACTCTATGCAAACAACTTAGATAAACTTGCAGAAAGACATTACCATTTGATATTAAGACATTCACAGATAAACTACATATCttggaagcacacacacacacacacacacaatacacacccGAGGGGAAGCAGCACCATGAGGATGGCCTTCTCATGCACATGCCACCCGAACATGAAGGAGCCAAACCCACACAGCATCAGCATACGGATGAACTGCCATGGACTGTGGGGCGACCTCCACAGCACCACCAGGCCGGGCTGTGGTGGCAGGGGGAAGGGAGGTAGCAAGAAGACATAttacaacctcaaaaacaagCAGTTATAAGAGaagtattataaatgttttaaaAGACAAGATGTATTTCGTTACAAAATTCTCTTGTAGTGTATCCTTTTGGAATGTCATAGACCAAGAAAgttgtctttttattattactatttttcttatgtaagagaggTACTGGATATGGCAACAAAATATATAGGCTCATAAAAATGCCAGTTCctaaagaagagacaaaaggtTTAACCAACACTGAGAAGTGTCTTGGGACTTATACTGCTGTTTGGTGTGTTTCCTTAATCACACACCACTCGGagacatttcttcttgttctgcagCAGTCTTGAAACATCATACTGATGGAAAGGTGAAAAGTTTGCTCTTTTAATCACCTTTTCTTTATTGGAGGTGCTTGTAAATAGCATGTACAAGGCATCTAGTGCTGTAAATTGTTGCATGTCACAGTGGgccttttcctatttccttttggCTGCCATAGGTCACAACCACTCTTggatgaaaaaagggaagggcaGTGAGGTTAAGGGAAGCTATGAGAGGGAGTAGCTGGGATCTGAACAAACAGAACATGCACAATAACATGACTCTGACCAGGCTGAGGTGATCACCATGGCCTGGGTGGCTCCTGGAGGGGCCTGACTGTTCAGCCACTActactctttcaaaagggatgtttcaagacacttatcttttaatttttaatgACTGCTTTTAACTCTCTTTGGGGactagcacctcagtgggcttttttcttataattttgttgcccttggctggtgcccctcccacataaaaaaaatataaataaataaataaaaaataaataaagaaaaataaataaataaaataaataaataaaaggactaaaaaacacacacccaaTGCCTCAGACAcccaagacagacagacagacagacagacagatacacagcaGAGGCCAGACACTCACCACAATGGATAGCGCGGTGGCAATGAGTGTGGCGACGGGTGGCACGGATGGCAGCACTGTATGGCTGAACTCCTGCACCAGGCCTCCTGTCATGCTGGCCACACCCTGCTTCGCCACCTGCCACCCCAGCCGCCCTCCTGCAACACAGACACATGTACCAATACTGATACATTCAAAATGACCACACATTACACACAGTACAGgaacacaaaaggaagaaaagaaagaaaattagtgacCAGACTGTGGAGTAAAGACACATATTGATACCAGTACACTGAAACTGATCACACATTATACACATCacagaaacaaaaaattaagCAAGGAAAAAATTTGTGGTTAGACTGTGGAGCAAAAGACAAAAATTGCTAATCTGGAAAATACAAACATCAGTGAATAAGTGAGAAAGGTGAACTGTTATAAAGGCATATCCCCGCCTACTGTTactacaacaaataaataataaaggcaTATCCCTGCCTACTGTTactacaacaaataaataataaaggcaTATCCCCGCCTACTGTTActacaacaaataaaaagacatgCTGATACACTTAAACTGGCCACACATTACACACAACATACAAAACAGATTGACTGAAACTGATCACACActacacatacaaataaatacacatacagGTAGACAAACTGATcacagattacacacacacaccacaaataaatacacatgCAGATCACACATTATATACACactacaaatacacacacacacacacacacacacacacacacacacacacacacacacacacaacatttacACCAACTCATGTCAATATCAGTAAATACAAGTGTTCCTACAGAATGTGATCTTAAATGTGCCTCTACACCCGCTGCCAATGAAAGTGGCTTGCTAATGTTTTTGTTACGTTTAGTGTCACAAATACCAAAGTTTTTTGCTTGCTGTGAGAAATGGTGAAGCACTCAGCTGACACCTTATTAAAAGTGAAATTCTTTTTTTGACAAAACACACCTTTCTTCCAGAGCAGTTTGTTTCACTGGGGtggaattatcattattttcacgtCATCTTTTCAACCAATGCCGCACACAGTGCACAGTTCTTTGAGGCAGTCTTGTCTCCCTAAGAATGTACTTAGGCCTACACTCATCTTTCTGGAGGGAGTCCATAAGGGCTATATTGGCTTGGGATATTTGATGCTTACGTGCCGTTAAAATTTAAAACATTACATCAATATGAAACGTGCAAAGAAATATGGCACAATTTCCGGGAGAGCAGGGCAAGTATGAATACCCTTTAACAGGGCCAAGCGTCAACTGAGTGATGACATGCAGAGATGTGACACTTGACAGATGTTCAAACTGCTTGGCGATACTGCTACATTTTCATACTGAGCCTCTATTTCATCTGAGCTGGACACTTCTTGTCTGCACTATGAAACACCAGTTTGTTTATCATGTGTGCCACTTTCACTGGTGGTGGGGTGTATACCAAGTATTTTATATGACTCAACATCTCACTGAAcaagaagaccaccaccacagcatcaccacacaacaccaacacactcaGAAGACCACACCTTCACATCCTCCCCACACAACACCAACACATTCACCACTGCCCCAAAACCAACACCTACtagaacaccaccatcactgctccaaaaccaaaaccaacaccaacatcaccatATAAACCCAACACTCAAGCACCACACCccaaccacaacacacacacacacacacacacacactcccagtgaggtctaaagcactgttcagggagtgctgtgaacttatcattaaacccagctgtgacctcactgaacgtttccctttatgtctcacaacacaagggggcagtcacagcctgccctctaaagacaactctcttcctccacacaaaactacaagcacctaataacacacacacccttcactcaaaaatcttaaaatcatcatggtgactcctacaccagcctcagagtccccatctggggaggggaccataaatgtccccaggtcggactgcctttctgtcgacgagcctaagtgtcttgacacccccctcaactttttcttcattaacttctgcaacattcgtggtctaagatctaattttcaatctgtagaacaccacctctcctcttctaaacctcatcttcttttcctcactgaaactcaggtgtctgaggcaactgacagtagccccttttctgttcccttctactttctctatcctcatttttaatccaaagctggatgctgcgtttatgtgcgcaatgacttaacctgctctcgtgcccacactcttgaatcttctgagttttccaccgtctggctacaactacagagtcactctcaaactaaatttatctgtgctgtataccttttacctaactcctctgactataagaaattctttgactacttaacttccaaagtggagcacattctgaccctcttcccttttgcagagatctccattcttggagacttcaatgttcaccaccagctttggctttcctctcccttcactgaccatcctggtgaactagccttcaactttgctatcctccacgacctagagcaattggtgcaacaccctacttgtattcttgaCTGTCtaggagatatgcccaacattcttgaccttttcctgatctctaatccttcttcttatgctgtcaccctttcttctccattgggctcctccaatcacaatctcatttctgtatcttgtctatcgctccaatccctcctcaggatccccctaagtgaaggtgcctctggcgttttgcctctgctagttggggggacctgaggaggtattttgctgattttccttggaatgattactgcttccgtgtcagagacccgtctttgtgtgctgagcgcataacatgtctggcatggaggtgtacattcctcactatttttctcgtcctaaaccttctaaaccttggtttaacacaacgtgttctcatgctatacacgatagagaggtggcccacaaatggtacttaaggcttccatcaccagaatctcatgcactttatatttctgcccagaaccatgccaaatctgttctccaactagccaaaaactccttcattaacagaaagtgtcaaaacctttcaagatctaactcccctcgtgacttctggcatctagccaaaaatatctcaaataactttgcttcttctttccctcctttatttcaacaggatggtaccactgctatcacatctatttctaaagctgaactcttcgctcaaacctttgctaaaaattctaccttggacgattctgggcttgttcctccctctcctccaccctctgactacttcatgccacctattaaaattattcgcaatgatgttttccatgcccttgctgacctaaaccctcggaaggcttatggacctgatggggtccctcctattgttctccgaaactgtgcctctgtgcttgtaccttgcccagtcaaactctttgagctctgtctgtcaacatctacctttccttctttaagaagtttgcctacattcagcctgttccttaaaagggtgaccgttctaatccctcaaactaccgtcctattgctttaatttcctgcctatctaaagtttttgaatctatcctcaacaggaagattcttaaacatctatcacttcacaaccttctatctgatcgccagtatgggttctgtcaaacCCTCTCtactggtgaaacttttgctgttgccttggacatatcaaaagcttttgatagagtctggcacaaagctttgatttccaaactaccctcctacggcttctatccttccctctgtaacttcatcttaagtttcctttctgaccgttctattgctgctgtggtagatggtcactgttcttctcctaaatctattaacagtggtgttcctcagggttctgtcctgtcacccactctctttttattattcattaattatcttctaaaccaaacttcttgtcctatccactcctacgctgatgataccaccctgcacttttccacgtcttttcatagatgtccaaccctgggaagctacagaacgcttgacttctgatctttctaaaatttctgattggggcagagcaaacttggtattgttcaatgcctcaaaaactcaattcctccatctatcaactcgacacaaccttccagacaactatccccctcttcttcaatgacactcaactgtccccctcttctacactgaacatccttgatctgtcctttacttataatctgaactggaaacttcacatctcatctctagctaaaacagcttttatgaagttaggcgttctgagacgtctctgccagtttttctcacccccccaactgctaactctgtacaagggccttatccatccatgtatggagtatgcttcacatgtctgggggggttccactcatactgctcttctagacaggatggaatcaaaagcttttcgtctcatcaactcctctcctctaactgactgtcttcagcctctctctcaccgctgaaatgttgcatctctagctgtcttctaccgctattttcatgctaactgctcttctgatcttgctaactgcatgcctcccctcctcccacagcctcgctgcacaagactttcttctttctttcacccctactttgtccacctctctaatgcaagagttaaccaatattctcaatcattcatccctttctctggtaaactctggaactccctgcctgcttctgtatttccaccttcctatgacttgaattccttcaagagggaggtttcaagacacttattcatcaatttttgactaccactttggacccttttatgggactggcatttcagtgggcttttttttttttttattggatttttgttccccttggccagtgtccctcctacataaaaaaaataaaaaataaaaaacacacacacacacacacacacacacacacacacacacacacacacacacacacacacacacactcacccaccaccaccagcatcttGTCAGCAAAGTTGTACAGCGCCCAGAAGTTTGGTGCCCAGTAGGCATGGCAGAGACCTCGGCGAAAGGGGAACAGACGTGCCAGGACCTGTGGGGGATGAAAGGGCTGATGGGTGATGGGATctgtgaggagtgagggagggacagggtgAGAGGCAGAAACATTGTgaggagtgagagtgaaagAGTGACAGGTATGAAAACtgtatggaaggagagaaagtgacaGAAATATTGTAAGGAGTGAGGGAGTCAAAGAGAGGCATGAAAATTGTTAAGATATAgcctgcttttctcttttcttctctttctacagtaggattttgtgtttatttttgtttttgtatcttacattctgtctgtctgtctgtctgactaaACCTTACTGTCATCTTActattcctcatccttctcctctcataacaacaacaactactactactattacactgcttctttctcctcctcctactactactactactactactacatcttctctcatcactactatttttccttctcttcctccaactaCTTTAatatacctcttcctcctccacctcctcctgctacaactactactactactactactactactactactacaatgccaccactactacaactcctcctcctcctaatatcCACCTGCAGAAGCTGACCCAACTCCTCCAGCTAATACCCACCTGCAGAAGCTGACCACGCATGATGAAGGGACCAAAGGACAGACTGAAGAccatgcccaccaccaccccaagcTTGACAAGACGGAGGAGCTGGGCGAGGCGCGAGGTCTGGGGCTTGTCGGCGCGGGCGGGGAAGGGGCCGAGGAGCACATAGGAACGGAGGAGGTAGATGAAGTATGCCGGGGCCAGGTAGAGGTAGATGTGCTTCAAGTTGAGGAGAATTGAGAACCAGAACGCTGACTCGATCTCTCTCCTCTGTGGGTGGAAGATTAAGGTTGTGAAAGGTTtgtgtgtggttaggtgtgtttGTGGTTAGGATGCTAAGTTTGTATGTGGTTAGGGGTTTGTATGTTCATcttaagaaagtaaaataaaaatacaactaaattaacaaaaaatttacCTTGAAAAATAGTTAATTAATCATGTGATCAATTAAAGTTAACACAACTCAACTAAtctttccacttttcatctttttgctctttatgtatttatttatattttcccctAATATGGgcttctattaatttatttatcatttttccaTATTTGATCATTGATATGAGAGAGGAATTAATTTGCCTGGCATGgttgtttccttcattcttgtattatttgtgtatttctttctccatttctccatgTTTGATATTTGGTATGaggaaggattctctctctctctctctctctctctctctctctctctcttgtatttatttatacatatcttttttttttcccctaataTGGACTTTTATCTAttcatacattattttcttctgtttgatATTTGATACAAGAGAAAAATTGATTAgtttggtatgtttttttttttacttcatctttgtactctctctctctctctctctctctctctctctctctctctctctctctctctctctctctctctctctctctctctctctctctctcatttgataCAAGAGAACAATTAACTTGTTTGATATGTTTTTATGGCTTCATTTTTgtactccccccccctctctctctctctctctcacctgcagcaTTCTGGCgatggagatgaagaggaggccAAAGAGAAAGCCATTGTACTGGAAGTGAATGTGGTCCACCAGCAGCAGCCCCGGACTGGTGAGGAGGACCAGCCCCACCGCCGGCCCCAGTGATGCCGTCGCCGCCACCACTGCTCCCTTCCTGGCCGCCCCACCCCCCATGCCGCCCACCCGCCCCACCTCTTCCCCACACCTGCAGGAGAGTGGAGTGAAGGGTAAGGAAAGGATGGGTAATGGTGAAAAAGATGaggtaggtagggagggagggagggaaggatggtgatagggagtgagggaggggcagaaagagatagaaataaagaaagagactgagcaggagggagggagagagagagagagagagagagagagagagagagagagagagagagagagagagagagagagagagagagagagagagagagagagagagagagagagagagagagagagagagagataaaagaatgaaggagataaaaaagaggaaacataaaggagagagggaaagataagagacaaagataaaagagaggaaaagagacaaagagagaaggagTAAGACATAAATTCACACACAATCACTTTGAAAGAAGCATGAGATTCACACAAGAACAAActacaaatatacaaacaaatgcTGCAAATACTGTCaacctcttacaaaaaaaaaaaaataaaaataaataaataaataaataaaacaaataaataaataaacaagcacataaataaataaatacaaaaactcACAAACCAACACTCATACATAACACaaccccactccctctcacctcccccctGACCTCATGTCCCCCCTGCCACACTCACACTTTGCAGCCGTAAGCAAAGACGAGGTCGGTCACAATCACGGACAGTCTCTGGAACAGCACAGTCATGGGTGAGGCGTAGTTCAGGTTGTTTACGTCCAGCATCGCAGCATCGAAGAACTGAGCCACCTGGTGATGAGACGACCCTTGTGACTGTGTAGGTGATGGGGTGGTGATTttgtgggagggagagcagtgtgtgggagtgtgatGCTATTTGCTACATCTTTCCTAAGTGAACCCTTTTGCTGCTAATCAATCTTTCCTGCCATCATCTGTACAACTTTTCAGACTTGCTTCTTTGTCATACAGCCGTTTAAATATGAATTTCTGTAGCTTAGCAAAGATTAAATTAATCTCatattctcttttccctttatatCCATCCAAACAAATTATTGCAGCGGTCTCAGTGATAATGAAAGAGGGCAAATAACCACCatgacacattttttttgttccaaAGCGATCTGAAAACATTATACTGGCCAGAAATTGCAgaagctactttttttttttttatcttctaacTTGTAGATTCCCTGCATTGCTGTGAATTGCTCCATACCACAGGGTTCATTAACAAGTGAGGGTAATGAGGTGGTGGATGAGATGAAAGACAATAAAGTGGGTgggtgaaaattaatgtttgtTGTGGGAGACAATGAAGTGGATGGAAGTAGCCCTTAGCCAAagataatgaattaataaataaataaataaataaataaataaataaataaataaataaataaataagtaaataaatagataaatatataaataagtaagaaGTTTGTTGTGGAAGGCAAAAGAATAGTGGGTGAAATGTGTTGCTTGTATAAATTGTGTACTGTGCTGTGTCAAAGGGTTACGATAATAGAGCATGCAATATTAAtgctttctttcatcattagcACTTCATAGGCTGAGATGGTTAGCCAGACTGCTGGGTTCCTAAGGGTGCTGTTTTCTCATTATGTGCATGTGTAGTGTCctgtctgggccaccccatcAAGGAATGCCAGTCTGGTGTAAACAGGAAAGATAGCCAAGACATACTCTCttcacagcagcagcatcccACACTCTGCTCATCACCTTGCCTCACTCAACACTACAGAATGCTAATGCTTGTAAACCTTAACCTTTGACAGCCACTTGGTGCACCTTTCCCTAATCACCAATCACTATGAGACAACTttacttgttccacagccacatccaatctttgagcTGGGAAGAAATTccaaaatgtattttttttctttgctaacCTTCACAcactgcttctggtgctgctaactgTTGGGTGTtgtaatgaaagggttaatgccATCTTTCACCAAGACAATTTTTAAAGGCCAAAGAAATATGTTGGGTTCTTGAATTCTTAAAGATCTTTCATAAATGGACTCTTTTTAATTAGCTGGGTTACTGTGTTCTTGGGGTGTTCTCTCTCTAATGGTGCCGAGttcttgctaaactatcactagtcatgaaaacacactcaaaaactacAGTAGCTCCTACAATAtaacctctcttctttctcatgcTCTTATAACAGGGAAGACTGGTGGTAACAGGAAGGTTGGCAAGGTGAGGTGTTCATGATTAGTACAGGAGCTGCCTAGTATCAGTCAGATAGATTTTTGCAGTCTCCTttcttatgctctctctctctctctctctttctaatggTACAGAATCCTTGCTTAACTATCACTagactcatgaaaacacccttgaaaactacaACTTGCAcaatacaatctctctctctctttctctctctctctctctctcaccttggccAAGAGGAACTCGAACCAGGCAAAGAGGGGCGGGTAGTCCAGGGTCCAGGGGGAAGTTTGGTCCACATACCAGCGGTCCAGGGGCAGACTATGGGTCACTGCCAGCCAGTTACGGTGAACCTCAAAGTCTGTTGACCGGCTGGAGGGAGCAGGCAGGGGATtggagaggagaaagtggtTAGATTACAAGTGAGGGAGAATAGGTTATCAGgttagaaatgagagagagagagagagagagagagagagagagagagagagagagagagagagagagagagagagagagagagagagagagagagagagagagagagagagagagagagagagagagagagagagagagagagagagagagagagagagagagagagagagagagagagagagagagagagagagagagagagagagagagagagagaggtggttagATTAGAGTAATGGTTGGCTTAGAAttgaggggagagaaagtgatGGTTAGATCtaaaactgaagaagaaaagtgatggttaggttagaactgaaagaaaaaaggaaggttgGAAAGAAGTGTGATGGTTAACTTTGAACTGAGAGAGAACAGTGGTTAGCTTAGAACTGAGAGACAAAAGTGGTGGTTAACTTAGAATCGAGACAAAAGTGGTGGTTAGCTTagaattgagagagaaaagtagtTAGCTTAGAACTGAGAGACAAAAGTGGTAGTTAGCTTAGAACTGAGAGACAAAAGTGGTGGTTAGGTGAGAATTGAGAGTAGTTAGcttataaataaaagaggaaagtggTGGTTAGGTGAGAATTGAGAGAGAAATGTGGTGGTTGGGTCAGAATTATAGAAATGTGATGGTTAGcttaggaatgagagaaaagtggTGGTTAGCTTAGAATTGTGAGACAAAAGTGGTGGTTAAGCCTAGAAATGAGAAAGTGGTGGTTAAGTTAGAACTGAggtggtggttaggttagaactgaagaagaaaatgtatggTAACCTtaaaattgagaaagagaaaaattgatggaaaataaatacctACATATCATGCATTCAGTTCACATCATTCTGTTTGTCATGAAGATACTCACTAAGCAGGGAGCAGGAGCAGCTTGAGGCAGGACATCCCTATCACTGCCAGGCCAAACATCCTGCTGGGGCGGCCTGATCCTGCTGCAGTCTGGAGGTGAAGAAAATCAGTGAATAGTGACAACTTTGCCTGTTTCAAGATGTCAGATGATTATTTAGGTAtctactcatatttttttccctggtagatctgggtgtgttttgaatgaatCTGCTGTTTCCTCTGCATGTCAgctattaaccctttcagtgtgATATGGAACAATTAACACCATTAGAAGCAATATAGTCTTTATAAACATGTACAAGACACAAAGGCCATAAAAAGAGGACaggttttgcaatttctagcctgtacaatgtttggaggtggctgcagaAGAGGAACAGATGTCTCAGTATGGTTAGTGATTAAGGGAAGATGTGCAAAGTAGCAATGAAAGGGGTAAGACAGGTAGGAATTGCTGCTGTTAAATGTTATAAGTTTTTAAGGTGTGGCATCGCGAGTTACTTACAgggtgacattctctctctctctctctctctcattcctatgAAATTTAATGTGGTGATATGTTTGTATCTTGGCCATAAGTACCCAAGTTTCATTAACATAATGTAAACAGTGTGGCTTTCTCTGCTGCACAATGGGAATTAAGTAAGCATGTACTGTGGTGACTTTCTATTAGACTGAGAATAAATTAAACAGTGACTTTCTGCTACACTCTGGGAATGAAGTACAAGGAGTAACTGTTCTTCCTGCACTCCATAAATGAAGTGGATAGTGACTGTTTCTGCTGGTGGCTCTCCCCCCCCCACAGCCTGCTGACCCCTGCACTGAGGGGCAGCCACAGGGGCCACACAGCTGCTGTGCCTGGGGGGTCATGGAAGCAACCACAGCCAACACATTTCCTGACACTGAATGTTTCCTGCTGAGCAAAACACAATACTTCCCAAGTCATGATGAACACAGTGAATGGACCACCTGTGAGATCaattaactaaacctaacccagCCCTCAGGTGAGAACACTTGCATCATTTGAATGTTGCCCTGTGTCACCTTccaaaaataacagaaataaggaaaagatataaaagtcagggtatttgttacttttcttgcCCGTGGAACAGCGGCAATTCTTACATCTCTCGCCAGATAGAACCTTTTATTCTGAGTATTTTCAACCCCATACATATGCCTTGGAAATTTATTATAATACATATGCCTTGGAAATTTATTATAAT from Scylla paramamosain isolate STU-SP2022 chromosome 40, ASM3559412v1, whole genome shotgun sequence includes these protein-coding regions:
- the LOC135092750 gene encoding probable dolichyl pyrophosphate Glc1Man9GlcNAc2 alpha-1,3-glucosyltransferase isoform X2 codes for the protein MFGLAVIGMSCLKLLLLPAYRSTDFEVHRNWLAVTHSLPLDRWYVDQTSPWTLDYPPLFAWFEFLLAKVAQFFDAAMLDVNNLNYASPMTVLFQRLSVIVTDLVFAYGCKVCGEEVGRVGGMGGGAARKGAVVAATASLGPAVGLVLLTSPGLLLVDHIHFQYNGFLFGLLFISIARMLQRREIESAFWFSILLNLKHIYLYLAPAYFIYLLRSYVLLGPFPARADKPQTSRLAQLLRLVKLGVVVGMVFSLSFGPFIMRGQLLQVLARLFPFRRGLCHAYWAPNFWALYNFADKMLVVVGGRLGWQVAKQGVASMTGGLVQEFSHTVLPSVPPVATLIATALSIVPGLVVLWRSPHSPWQFIRMLMLCGFGSFMFGWHVHEKAILMVLLPLGLLCLLRKGEAQVFMFLSIVGHFSLFPLLFTPQETPIKVTALVLHALFTVQVLRAQWGQPLLHAIENLYLLGLVPLFLLLELGLGRLGLGEGLPFLPLMLVSVYCALGVTYSWLKLTYLVIGSAWKFKKKTS
- the LOC135092750 gene encoding probable dolichyl pyrophosphate Glc1Man9GlcNAc2 alpha-1,3-glucosyltransferase isoform X1, translated to MATFTRNQSPASCQGGAARTPLFCISICIVQHTIYSQTAAGSGRPSRMFGLAVIGMSCLKLLLLPAYRSTDFEVHRNWLAVTHSLPLDRWYVDQTSPWTLDYPPLFAWFEFLLAKVAQFFDAAMLDVNNLNYASPMTVLFQRLSVIVTDLVFAYGCKVCGEEVGRVGGMGGGAARKGAVVAATASLGPAVGLVLLTSPGLLLVDHIHFQYNGFLFGLLFISIARMLQRREIESAFWFSILLNLKHIYLYLAPAYFIYLLRSYVLLGPFPARADKPQTSRLAQLLRLVKLGVVVGMVFSLSFGPFIMRGQLLQVLARLFPFRRGLCHAYWAPNFWALYNFADKMLVVVGGRLGWQVAKQGVASMTGGLVQEFSHTVLPSVPPVATLIATALSIVPGLVVLWRSPHSPWQFIRMLMLCGFGSFMFGWHVHEKAILMVLLPLGLLCLLRKGEAQVFMFLSIVGHFSLFPLLFTPQETPIKVTALVLHALFTVQVLRAQWGQPLLHAIENLYLLGLVPLFLLLELGLGRLGLGEGLPFLPLMLVSVYCALGVTYSWLKLTYLVIGSAWKFKKKTS